ATGAGATATGAAAAGTCTTTGAGTAAAAGTTTTGCCCGCGGGATTTTTATGATCGAGCGGCTGGGTTATAAGAATTTCGTATCCCTCTTTATAAGTTGTATCAACTCTAACAGCAGTAATTTCCGACAGCTCTTTTAATGATTTAAGGTGTTTGAGAAGTTCGGATTCTGTCTGTGAGTATGTGAGTGAGTGAATTACAAAAAGGAGAATGAATAGATTAAGAAAGCGTTTCATTTTGATCTCCATTGGAAATGATTTTATCAGTGAAAAAAAGAGACGGCCTAATCAGCCGTCTCTTTACACGAATCAATTTATTTCTCGCTCAGGAAAGGATATCGGTAATCTTTTGGAGGAATAAAGTTTTCTTTTATTGTACGAGCCGAGACCCATCTGATAAGGTTAAGATAACTGCCGGCTTTATCGTTGGTTCCGCTTGCTCTTGCACCACCAAACGGCTGCTGACCAACAACCGCGCCTGTCGGCTTGTCGTTGATATAGAAATTACCTGCTGAATGCGTAAGAGCTTTATCGGCTTTTTCAACTGCATATCTGTCCTGTGCAAAAATTGCACCGGTTAAGGAGAATGGGGATGTTTGATCGCAAAGCTGCAATGTCTCTTCATATTTATTATCGTCGTATACGTAAAGTGTTAAAACCGGTCCGAAGATTTCCTCTTCCATCGATTTGAATTTAGGATCTGTTGTTTCAATGATAGTCGGCTCAATGAAATATCCTTTCGAGCTGTCGTATCCTCCGCCGGCAATAATTTTTGCATCGTTCGATTTCTTTGCGTAATCGATGTAGGAGGTGATAGTTTCGAATGCGCCTTTATCTATAACAGCGTTAAAGAAATTAGTGAAGTCGCGCGGATCGCCCATCTTAATTGTTTTCATCTCGGCGAGAACATATTCTTTCAGTTTGGGCCAGATCGATTTAGGAATATATGCACGTGATGCCGCAGAACATTTCTGTCCCTGATACTCAAAAGCACCGCGGATAAGAGCAACACCCAGAGCTGTAATATCGGCACTTGAATGAGCGAAGATAAAATCCTTACCTCCTGTTTCCCCAACAATACGGGGGTACGATTTATACTTCGGTAGATTGTTTGCCGCTGTTCTCCACATCGATTGGAATGTAGGAGTTGAACCGGTAAAGTGAATTCCTCCGAAATACTCTGAATCCATTACCGGATTGCCAACCTTAGAACCTGAACCGGGGACAAAATTAATTACTCCGGCCGGGAGCCCTGCTGCTTCAAGTAATTTCATAATCCAGTATGCAGAGTAAACTGAACTTGAAGCCGGTTTCAATAGAGAAACATTTCCCATTATTGCTGGAGCTGTTGGCAGGTTGCCTGTTATCGAAGTAAAGTTGAACGGCGCAACTGCGAAAATGAATCCTTCGAGCGGACGGTATTCGGATCTGTTCCACATTCCGAAAGGAGAGTGGA
This Melioribacteraceae bacterium DNA region includes the following protein-coding sequences:
- the pruA gene encoding L-glutamate gamma-semialdehyde dehydrogenase, which produces MANAIFNVPLPPNEPVKNYAPGSPEKAALKSKLDELANQQIDIPIIIGGKEIRTGDTDNCVMPHDHKHVLAKYHKVGEKEVKMAIDSAMEAHKAWSRMDWQDRVSVFLKAADLLALTEWRYILNASTMLGQSKNPFQAEIDSAAELADFFRFNSYYAMQIYQQQPIHSPFGMWNRSEYRPLEGFIFAVAPFNFTSITGNLPTAPAIMGNVSLLKPASSSVYSAYWIMKLLEAAGLPAGVINFVPGSGSKVGNPVMDSEYFGGIHFTGSTPTFQSMWRTAANNLPKYKSYPRIVGETGGKDFIFAHSSADITALGVALIRGAFEYQGQKCSAASRAYIPKSIWPKLKEYVLAEMKTIKMGDPRDFTNFFNAVIDKGAFETITSYIDYAKKSNDAKIIAGGGYDSSKGYFIEPTIIETTDPKFKSMEEEIFGPVLTLYVYDDNKYEETLQLCDQTSPFSLTGAIFAQDRYAVEKADKALTHSAGNFYINDKPTGAVVGQQPFGGARASGTNDKAGSYLNLIRWVSARTIKENFIPPKDYRYPFLSEK